AGTATATCCGAATTCCTATATGGAAAATCTGATTATCCACGATGTTTCCATCTCCGGTACCAACAACGAAGGCTTCTATATCGGACATACAGCTATTTACTGGAACCTGACTACCAATGCACCTTATTATGGAACCCCGGCTGGTTTTACAGCAGGTCAGCAATATGTGCAGCCCATCAAATGGCGTAACGTAAAGATCTATAACAGTGATGTTTCCAATATAGGAACAACAGGTATCCAGACTGCCGCCATCGATGGATTGGAGATTTATGGTAACAGCGTAACCAACTGGGGACTTCAGCATAATTCCGGCCATAATGGAGGTATCATGATCGGTGGACGCACTACCAACTCCAATGTGCATGATAACTACGTGCATGATGGTTGGGGAGAACTGATCCAGTTTTATGCTTCCGGCGAAAATGGCGGTACCCACATTATCCGTAATAACCTGTTAAGAGATAACCAACTGGATGGTATCAGCCTGAGAGGTACTAATAATGCAGTGGTGCAGGTACTTAACAACACTGTAGCAAGAGCAGGTGGTGTGAGCCTGAGAGTGAATGGTTACTTTGGAATGACCGCTCCGATAATCGCGAATGCGAATGCTTTCATTGAGCCACGCGTAGCTACCGGAGGTACTGTAACACTTAATTCCTATATCTATACTGAAAACGGAGGTGTTGTCACTGAAGGTACAGGAGCATTGGCTAATACCAAATTTCCTACCGTGGCAGCTGCCGGCGTAAATACTACTAATTTCTACCAGCCTATCAGTGGTTCTGCCCTGGCTAATACAGGATACAGAGTACAATAGTGGATGGTGTATAACGAAAATTAAAGAGCTGCCGGATACAATCCGGGCAGCTCTTTTTTTTAATCGGGCACATTACTTTGTCTCTCTCAGGTACTGCCAGATAAGGTTGTTAACGCTCGCTGGCTGTTCATAATGAGGCATATGCCCGGCACTGTCTACTTGGTTTACAACTAAAGTTGGGTATAAAGATTTGTAAGTATGTTCTTTCTCATTGGAAAAAAACGGATCCTGTAAGCCATATATCATCAGGATCCTGTTTGGCGGAATATCTTTTAAAAGGTATAGCTGATTTTGATTCAGCATATTCTTCCATGTAGATAATGTAAGACGTTTGTATCCTTCAAAATTCATGAAATATTTCAGCCGTTCTGCATATTGATTAAACAATTGCTGATTGACAAATTCCTTCCGTTGGTTTTCTACAGAACGTGGATACCAGTAACAAGTCATGAGTACATCAGAGATAAGAGGTACCCTGAGCAGTTTACTGGGCTGCAGATCTCCACTGGCAGCAGGCCCTAATAGTACGATATGGCGGGCCCTGGAAGGGTAGTGCGTTACATAATCCAACCCTATGGCTGCACCCATCGACATGGCGATGACATCGAATTGCCCGCTGATTCCCAATGTCTGCAACAAACTTACCAGCTGTTCGCGATAGAGTGACAGGTCGTATACCACATCAGGTCTGTCGGAATATCCCCGGCCATAAAGATCGTATGCAAGTATGCGATATCCTTTTGAGATGAGGAAAGGGATATTATATTTCCACACCTCCATTCCGGTAGTTCCTCCTCCATGAATCAGTACCAGCAAGCGGCCGGTATCTGCTCCGAAGAACTGATAATGAACAAGGCCATGCGTTAGTTGAATAAATTGCCCGGGGGCTTGTTTCCGGCTGATGCTGTTCAGTTGAGCAGTTTCCTGCCGGCTTTTGACAACCGCGAACACTCCCCAGCAGAGGAGCATCAGCAGTGGTAGCCCCCATAACCATCTTTTGCGCATAACTACCTTTTGTATTGCAGGAGCCATTCGTAAATATTCATCCCATTTTCACGGTACGATGGATTATAGTATTGCTCCCAGCAGCAATGTTTGAAATCTCCGGTTGTCAATTTGGTTAACCCTTTTTTATACCTGTCGGTACTGTCGGCATACAACTTACAATTACCAAGGAAAACCGGTTCTTCATTTCCACCGAAATACCAGGTATGTATATTGTTGGCCGCTGTGATATTAAAGCTCTTCAGATTTTTGTCATCTATTGTGGCGGGCGACATGTTTACTGCGGCTGCAATGCGGCGGGCAGTTCTGGGATCTGTTACTGCCATCGCTACGGACCAGCCACCTGCGCTATAACCGGTAACGTAAATCCTGGAGGAATCTATCGGATATCTTTTCAGCACATCCGTTAATGCCACATCCAGGTGATCAGGGCCTAACGACCAGCTGGTAGCCAATGGCGCCAGCACAATGAATTCATACTTTTTCTTGTCGATTTTATTGACAGCATCAATTTTCTTTCCTTCATGCATTTGTCTGGCAACACCTTGTCTGAAGATTTTTGTAATATCATTACCCGCAATGCTACGGCCATGAAAACAGATAAGCAGGGGATACCTCTTGCCGCTTTCCATTTTTTCAGGCAGATATAGCAGTGCCGGAAGATGATGCCAGGGAGTGATCTGTACATCAATCCGGCTAAATGGTTTTAAATCCTGCGCACGCAGTGTGTTGATTTGTAAGAGAAACAAACTTATGAATAGAAACATCCTCATCTTTCCGACAATTAATTATAAATGTAATAACACTTCTTCCATGGTAGTGCCGATAATGGATTCCAGTACGAGCTTAGACTGCTTAACATCCCTTTCAAGCGTTACCTTGCGCACCATTTCTGCGTTATAGATACGGTAAGCATTATTCAATCCTTCCACATCCAAAGAATGATCGCCGCTGGAGAATTTTTGCTCCACCTGTTTGTAATGATTGTAAGCATCTTCCAGCAGTGGGAGCTGCAGTTCATATAATTGTTTGTTGGCGGCATAGTCTTCGTAAGCGCGGAGTACGGCAGACTTCAGATTAAGTGCTTCAGCGTTTTTCTGTTCATCCACCACTTTTATGTTTGCTTTTGCAGCTTTCACTTCATTGGGAATAGAGACCAGGTGTCCGAGAGGTACATTGACACCGAAGTTGTAACGGGGATAGAGCGTGTTGTTGCTATTGGTTCCCTTAATAGTAAATTCATTCAGGTTACCGGATGCAATAAACATATCCCCCCAGGCGGCTTTGGCTCTGTTTACATCATATTCAGCGACTTTCTTTTTAGCGTCGAGCACCCTCATGGTTGGATTGGTAACAGCCAGTTCTACCAGTCTTTCTTTCAATCTGGCAACAGTAGGTGGATCGGTAGGCAGCCGCAGAATAATGCTGGTATCTGCTTTAGACACCTGTGCATTTGCATGCATGATGGCGCCTGTAAATGCTACCAATAGGATTAAAATTACTTTTTTCATGTTGTGATATTTGGAGATGATAATAAATATTTGAGTTTTATCGTAATACCGGTCAGGCCATACATAAGCAGCGCCGATTCAATAAGTCCCGCGGACTCCTGCGCATAGATACTCACCACAAGAGCAAACAAAACGCAGACGATTGTTAGTGTTAAGATCTTCTCGGGTTCCGTTCGACTCGTGAAGTAGTTGCTAACAGCATATTGCATCAGGAGGTACAGGTTGATGAAAACAAGTATCAGCCCTATCCAGCCTTGTTCCAACGCTGTACGGAGGTATCCGCTGTCGGGAGGAAATCCGTCGAGATCTGTACCGGATCCGGGCTCACAGCTCAGTAAACCACCTCCGATCGGATGTGAATAGATGTAAGGCTGAATGCGATGCCGGTTAATGTCACGTACATTTAAAGAGGCATCACTGGAACCAGAGAAAGCAGTTCTGATTCTGATGATCGTAGCGTTACTGTGAAAGGGGCCAAACATTACGACGAGGAACGCAATGACGAACAACCCGGCGCCGATGATGGTATTCCTGTTGCGCAGGTTAACCAGCACCAGCATTACAAGTCCCATTGGCACCATTACATAGGCCGTACGTGTACCTGAATAGCCCAGCGCCATGAATTGAAAAATCATGGATATTACCAGCAGCGCTTTACGCGGATAGGAGACCACCCTGGTAGAGCTGGTCAGCAATACCGCATTGATGATGACGCCACAGGCCATAATTACACCAAATACTGCCGGGTCGGATACAAATGAGAAGATCCGTATGCCGGTAAGGATAAGTACAGTTTTGAACTTTTCCGGGTATTTGGCTATAAATGCTTTTTCAAAAGGAAGGAGTCCGAACCATTGTTGTATGCATGCATACATGGCAGCCAACGTCAGAATGGCAATCCAAAAAGTAAAGAACACCTTCAGGTCTTTGACGTTACGGATCAATTTCATGACCAGGAACATTAAGATCATATTGCGTATAAATCCCCTGGTGAAGGTCGACCAGCCACGGTGATCATGTATACCGGGGTTGAAGAACTCAAGGAGGATAAGCGCAAAATAAATATAGAAACTGACCAGCAGCGGATCTTTCAGGAAATCTACTTTACGTATACTTCTGTCGTCAGGATTAAACAGGCTGCCCAGTAGTGTAATGAGCACCATTGCATCAATCACCACGCCTACAGGAAGTTCATTGCCGGATACCCTTTCCAGCAGGCGAACAGTAAGACCTACACCTAATACAATATAATAGCCTGCCCGGTAGTTCAGCACACAGATGCCGGCTACAGCAAGACCAATAACAGCGCCAGTCAGCAGTATGGTATATTTCACCTCCTGTGCACTGATGTACGCTATCAGGGTTGCCAGTAGCATCCAGCTGATGACAAGGAAAATATTAAATATGTTTTTAGCAGTAGTTTTCACTGAAAAAGGTTTATAGAAACACTATCTTAACGCCCATTGCAATGATCACCATCGCAATAAAAATCATAATCAATACCTGGTGCAAATGATCGTCAACAGGTTTCTTTTTGGTGGCTGCTTTCATTTTGGACGATGTTTTAGACGCTTTTCTTCCAATGGCCCTTTAAAAAGGAAGCCCAGCTTCAGGTGCATGCAGGCCCTGTATATCCGGATCGACAGTACAATTGAAACCGGGATAAGTATCAGTAATAAAACGGTACCATTATCTATACCTGCCTCAATGAGTATCATCCTCAACGCTGCAGCAATGGTTACATGCAGCAGGTAGATATAAAGTGAATAGTTACCAATTATCCGAAGGAAGCTGAATGTGCCGGTTCGGGCCAGGTAGGACGACAGCAGCATTACAAACAGACAACCGTTGAGGGCAATCAGCATGTACACATACAGATTCATTCCCTGGTGCAACAAATAATACCATTGAAGGGCAGCGAATACCGGAAGCGCTATCAACAGATTAACCGGATTGCTCAGACGTTGTTGGGTGTCTTCACTAAAAAAATACCTGGATCCCCAGTCGCCAATGGCAAAGAATATATAATGAAGGCAGATATCATAAAGTGCGCTGTGGCTGACAACATAAGGAGCAATGCCCAGTAACACCAGACCAATCAATAGTTGCCATCCCTTCCGGTCGCCTGTTACCAGGCTGACCAACAGGTAAATGATTGTAACGTTGAATAGTGCAAACAGATACCATAGCTGATCCAGTTTTCTGGGCTGAACGATTATATTCAGAAAATCAAGACCAGAGCGCGACGCATTTGTGAATGATGAAAATACAATCTGCAATGAGATCTGGATGATCGCCCAGAGTATGTAGGGATACAGTAACGTATTTACCTTATTGATAGCAAATCCGCGGGTTCCGCGCGAACGCAGGCTCCTTTCGAAGAATGCTCCCGAG
The genomic region above belongs to Chitinophaga sp. 180180018-3 and contains:
- a CDS encoding TolC family protein: MKKVILILLVAFTGAIMHANAQVSKADTSIILRLPTDPPTVARLKERLVELAVTNPTMRVLDAKKKVAEYDVNRAKAAWGDMFIASGNLNEFTIKGTNSNNTLYPRYNFGVNVPLGHLVSIPNEVKAAKANIKVVDEQKNAEALNLKSAVLRAYEDYAANKQLYELQLPLLEDAYNHYKQVEQKFSSGDHSLDVEGLNNAYRIYNAEMVRKVTLERDVKQSKLVLESIIGTTMEEVLLHL
- a CDS encoding acyltransferase, which produces MYQDSEHGISVLPPTQNKQRLGWIDYAKGIAIVLVVYRHLAYGLLASDISLPKAITDTNDMLYSFRMPLFFLLSGAFFERSLRSRGTRGFAINKVNTLLYPYILWAIIQISLQIVFSSFTNASRSGLDFLNIIVQPRKLDQLWYLFALFNVTIIYLLVSLVTGDRKGWQLLIGLVLLGIAPYVVSHSALYDICLHYIFFAIGDWGSRYFFSEDTQQRLSNPVNLLIALPVFAALQWYYLLHQGMNLYVYMLIALNGCLFVMLLSSYLARTGTFSFLRIIGNYSLYIYLLHVTIAAALRMILIEAGIDNGTVLLLILIPVSIVLSIRIYRACMHLKLGFLFKGPLEEKRLKHRPK
- a CDS encoding O-antigen ligase family protein, coding for MKTTAKNIFNIFLVISWMLLATLIAYISAQEVKYTILLTGAVIGLAVAGICVLNYRAGYYIVLGVGLTVRLLERVSGNELPVGVVIDAMVLITLLGSLFNPDDRSIRKVDFLKDPLLVSFYIYFALILLEFFNPGIHDHRGWSTFTRGFIRNMILMFLVMKLIRNVKDLKVFFTFWIAILTLAAMYACIQQWFGLLPFEKAFIAKYPEKFKTVLILTGIRIFSFVSDPAVFGVIMACGVIINAVLLTSSTRVVSYPRKALLVISMIFQFMALGYSGTRTAYVMVPMGLVMLVLVNLRNRNTIIGAGLFVIAFLVVMFGPFHSNATIIRIRTAFSGSSDASLNVRDINRHRIQPYIYSHPIGGGLLSCEPGSGTDLDGFPPDSGYLRTALEQGWIGLILVFINLYLLMQYAVSNYFTSRTEPEKILTLTIVCVLFALVVSIYAQESAGLIESALLMYGLTGITIKLKYLLSSPNITT
- a CDS encoding right-handed parallel beta-helix repeat-containing protein, whose translation is MTRNIISRLFMFLFVLALAFSLGSCTKDARKEPKPAPGGTPTDPTVTNVIKGKEYILVPDANGRLVIDNSNGLYKPGDVLSLKGNFTAVVISNLNGTASAPIIVRNATGTVTNIGNPNWSGGSWATALGFTSCRYVKVGGQTSKNDFLINGSTQTGKEAYFNLGLASHSDNFEISNLTIRNGGTGIWAKTVPLAGDPTTVYPNSYMENLIIHDVSISGTNNEGFYIGHTAIYWNLTTNAPYYGTPAGFTAGQQYVQPIKWRNVKIYNSDVSNIGTTGIQTAAIDGLEIYGNSVTNWGLQHNSGHNGGIMIGGRTTNSNVHDNYVHDGWGELIQFYASGENGGTHIIRNNLLRDNQLDGISLRGTNNAVVQVLNNTVARAGGVSLRVNGYFGMTAPIIANANAFIEPRVATGGTVTLNSYIYTENGGVVTEGTGALANTKFPTVAAAGVNTTNFYQPISGSALANTGYRVQ
- a CDS encoding alpha/beta hydrolase, giving the protein MRKRWLWGLPLLMLLCWGVFAVVKSRQETAQLNSISRKQAPGQFIQLTHGLVHYQFFGADTGRLLVLIHGGGTTGMEVWKYNIPFLISKGYRILAYDLYGRGYSDRPDVVYDLSLYREQLVSLLQTLGISGQFDVIAMSMGAAIGLDYVTHYPSRARHIVLLGPAASGDLQPSKLLRVPLISDVLMTCYWYPRSVENQRKEFVNQQLFNQYAERLKYFMNFEGYKRLTLSTWKNMLNQNQLYLLKDIPPNRILMIYGLQDPFFSNEKEHTYKSLYPTLVVNQVDSAGHMPHYEQPASVNNLIWQYLRETK